From Halosolutus amylolyticus, a single genomic window includes:
- a CDS encoding glycosyltransferase family 39 protein → MSLSPTAWMDGEQNGDRSLAGVPIELYPIALVAASLRLFRLESESYWLDEVVSVTIVTSNAPIELLVSVPGNDPHPPLYYLLLSGWTAIFGTSELATRLLSALVGVATVVVCYGVGRRLFDREVGAIAALLVAVSPFHVWYSQEVRMYNLLALLTVLSFYWFVRLQTAKPRDEGGIRDEIGYAVSTVLLGYTHVFGLFAILAQNAYVFSRPVVRIVPRSRLTLRRWIALQGITAALLLPWVVRLLRRTIAAHGGEASNVSWIPLPTAETVRETFAAYLGGYLFGESFPFLVSLVVVGCLVLALSGDRGTATAAADRQDSPVNAVYLTLLWLVVPILVPIALSHVVTPIFVDRYSIGASLAFFLLIAVGVRTISRSSLRFVVIGVLLVALVAPLPTYYQADQKEQWREAAADVEATADGDDVVLVSRPFAERPFGYYVDRSDVTTVRIPPDASTDEIRGAVDGHDDVWIVLSYTDSSTDRRISQAVASHDEYRGPVEERQYNGITVVRFERTAAEGETDADAEPSIAVGDRDRSNRRLIR, encoded by the coding sequence ATGTCGCTGTCCCCGACGGCCTGGATGGACGGGGAGCAAAACGGCGATCGGTCCCTGGCGGGCGTCCCGATCGAACTGTACCCGATCGCGCTCGTCGCCGCTTCGCTTCGGTTGTTCCGGCTTGAGTCCGAGAGTTACTGGCTCGACGAAGTCGTCTCGGTGACCATCGTCACGTCGAACGCGCCGATCGAACTCCTGGTCAGCGTGCCGGGCAACGATCCGCACCCGCCGCTGTACTATCTCCTCCTGTCCGGATGGACGGCGATCTTCGGAACGTCGGAACTGGCCACGCGACTGCTGTCGGCCCTCGTCGGCGTCGCCACCGTCGTCGTCTGCTACGGGGTGGGCCGCCGACTCTTCGACCGAGAGGTCGGGGCGATCGCAGCGTTGCTCGTCGCCGTCTCGCCGTTCCACGTCTGGTACTCCCAGGAGGTGCGAATGTACAATCTGCTCGCGCTGTTGACCGTGCTTTCGTTCTACTGGTTCGTCCGCTTACAGACGGCGAAACCGCGGGACGAAGGCGGTATCCGCGACGAGATCGGGTACGCCGTCTCCACGGTTCTCCTCGGGTACACGCACGTGTTCGGCCTGTTCGCGATCCTCGCACAGAACGCGTACGTCTTCTCTCGGCCCGTCGTCCGGATCGTCCCCCGATCGCGGCTGACGCTCCGCCGCTGGATCGCACTCCAGGGGATCACCGCCGCTCTCCTCCTTCCGTGGGTGGTGCGATTGCTCCGCCGGACGATAGCAGCACACGGAGGAGAAGCGAGCAACGTCTCGTGGATTCCGCTCCCGACGGCCGAGACCGTCAGAGAGACGTTCGCGGCCTATCTCGGTGGCTACCTGTTCGGCGAGTCGTTCCCGTTTCTCGTTTCGCTCGTCGTCGTTGGCTGTCTGGTCCTCGCGCTCTCGGGCGATCGCGGGACCGCAACGGCGGCGGCCGATCGACAGGATTCACCGGTAAACGCCGTCTACCTGACCCTCCTCTGGCTCGTCGTGCCGATACTCGTCCCGATCGCCCTCTCGCACGTCGTCACGCCGATCTTCGTGGATCGGTACTCGATCGGGGCGTCGCTGGCCTTCTTCCTCCTGATCGCGGTCGGGGTCCGGACGATCTCTCGGTCGTCGCTTCGGTTCGTCGTGATCGGGGTCCTCCTCGTCGCCCTCGTCGCGCCGCTCCCGACGTACTACCAGGCGGACCAGAAAGAACAGTGGCGGGAGGCCGCCGCCGACGTCGAGGCGACCGCCGACGGTGACGACGTCGTCCTCGTGAGCAGACCGTTCGCGGAACGGCCGTTCGGTTACTACGTCGATCGATCGGACGTGACCACGGTGCGAATCCCGCCCGACGCGTCGACCGACGAAATACGGGGCGCCGTCGACGGCCACGACGACGTCTGGATCGTCCTCTCGTACACCGACTCGTCGACCGACCGGCGGATCAGCCAGGCGGTGGCGTCCCACGACGAGTACCGCGGGCCGGTGGAGGAGCGCCAGTACAACGGAATCACGGTGGTCCGGTTCGAACGCACCGCAGCGGAGGGGGAGACGGACGCGGACGCAGAGCCGAGCATCGCCGTCGGCGATCGAGACCGCTCGAATCGACGACTGATCCGGTGA
- a CDS encoding DUF7130 family rubredoxin-like protein has protein sequence MSGRGERPEEEGDEQATQEAESVALGENVYNTDGELLGTVRGYEKGGFFVSTRDGMEQLSIEHARSGHDFGEAHLMWRCMSCGEMGEIAGGLPERCPNCGTEKEDLMWWTED, from the coding sequence ATGAGTGGACGTGGTGAACGACCCGAAGAAGAGGGAGACGAACAGGCGACACAAGAGGCAGAGTCGGTCGCTCTTGGAGAGAACGTTTACAATACCGACGGAGAGTTACTCGGGACTGTACGGGGATACGAGAAAGGGGGGTTCTTCGTATCCACGCGTGACGGCATGGAACAGCTCAGTATCGAACACGCCAGGTCGGGGCACGACTTCGGTGAGGCCCACCTCATGTGGCGATGCATGAGCTGCGGTGAGATGGGGGAGATTGCCGGCGGACTCCCGGAGCGATGCCCCAACTGCGGCACCGAAAAGGAGGACCTCATGTGGTGGACCGAAGATTGA
- a CDS encoding PPOX class F420-dependent oxidoreductase: protein MASIPDDFQDLFEKETFAHVSTLLPDGSPHVTPVWIGYDPDADRLLVNTERDRRKEKNVRHDPRVAVSMTDPDNPYRMLSVTGEVDELTTEGAREHIDELARRYTDAEEYQNPIETERVIMSIRPERVSAFEA from the coding sequence ATGGCCTCGATTCCGGACGACTTCCAGGACCTGTTCGAGAAAGAGACGTTCGCCCACGTCTCGACCCTGTTGCCCGACGGCTCCCCGCACGTGACGCCGGTGTGGATCGGTTACGACCCCGACGCCGATCGACTGCTCGTCAACACCGAGCGCGATCGGCGAAAGGAAAAGAACGTCCGTCACGACCCACGGGTCGCCGTCAGCATGACCGACCCGGACAACCCCTACCGAATGCTCTCGGTGACCGGCGAGGTCGACGAACTCACGACCGAGGGCGCACGCGAGCACATCGACGAACTGGCACGGCGATACACCGACGCGGAGGAGTACCAGAACCCGATCGAGACGGAGCGTGTCATCATGTCGATCCGGCCGGAGCGCGTGAGCGCCTTCGAAGCGTAG
- a CDS encoding acyl-CoA dehydrogenase family protein — protein MVYTETEEQGLIRESVRDIASDYDWEYWKTCIEEKQFPEEYWADLARDGWLGVTIPEEHGGAGLGMLEMSMVIEELSRGGGQGGIIFVLTPVFGGISIQRHGTEEQKEEYLPAIADGEMRFCMGLTEAGAGTNTINIDTTAERDGDEFVISGQKMWISGVENADEMLLIARTSDLDPDNPTHGVSMFLVPEPADQDGISLTPLDVEVPWFETQYQVDIDGLRVHEDRILGAEDGGLYLLWDTLNTERIAGAASAIGGGLRAIDLAVDYANERSVFGQKIGGHQAIQHPLADAYAELMCAREMTYKAASKWDHGEDAGAEANIAKLRSSEAATKAADQAVQTHGGNGFSADYEVYDIWQNSRLLKTVPITNEMVRNFLAEHTLGLPRSY, from the coding sequence ATGGTCTATACCGAGACCGAGGAACAAGGGCTGATCCGGGAGAGCGTCCGGGACATCGCCAGCGATTACGACTGGGAGTACTGGAAGACCTGCATCGAGGAGAAGCAGTTCCCCGAGGAGTACTGGGCCGACCTCGCGCGAGACGGCTGGCTCGGCGTCACCATCCCCGAGGAGCACGGCGGGGCCGGCCTGGGGATGCTCGAGATGTCGATGGTGATCGAGGAACTCTCCCGGGGCGGCGGACAGGGCGGGATCATCTTCGTTCTCACGCCCGTCTTCGGCGGGATCAGCATTCAGCGCCACGGCACCGAGGAACAGAAGGAGGAGTATCTGCCGGCGATCGCCGACGGCGAGATGCGCTTCTGTATGGGCCTGACCGAGGCCGGAGCCGGGACGAACACGATCAACATCGATACGACCGCAGAGCGAGACGGCGACGAGTTCGTCATCTCCGGCCAGAAGATGTGGATCAGCGGCGTCGAGAACGCCGACGAAATGCTGCTGATCGCCCGCACCTCCGACCTCGACCCGGACAACCCGACCCACGGCGTCTCGATGTTCCTCGTCCCCGAACCCGCCGACCAGGACGGCATCTCGCTCACCCCGCTCGACGTCGAGGTACCGTGGTTCGAGACCCAGTACCAGGTCGACATCGACGGCCTGCGCGTCCACGAGGACCGCATCCTCGGCGCGGAGGACGGCGGCCTCTACCTCCTGTGGGACACCCTGAACACCGAGCGGATCGCCGGCGCGGCCAGCGCGATCGGCGGCGGCCTCCGGGCGATCGATCTCGCCGTCGACTACGCGAACGAACGATCGGTCTTCGGGCAGAAGATCGGCGGCCACCAGGCGATCCAGCACCCGCTCGCCGACGCCTACGCCGAACTCATGTGCGCCCGCGAGATGACCTACAAGGCGGCCTCCAAGTGGGACCACGGCGAGGACGCCGGCGCCGAAGCGAACATCGCCAAACTCCGATCGAGCGAGGCCGCGACGAAGGCGGCCGACCAGGCGGTCCAGACCCACGGCGGCAACGGGTTTTCGGCGGACTACGAGGTCTACGACATCTGGCAGAACTCCCGACTGCTCAAGACCGTCCCGATCACCAACGAGATGGTCCGGAACTTCCTCGCCGAACACACGCTCGGCCTGCCCCGATCGTACTGA
- a CDS encoding acyl-CoA carboxylase subunit beta has translation MKITVDAAPDEETARAIASALAAHLGRGVELVVDGTEEPVATAGDGDWDDAVVTERERELRAEIEEIISGGPERGHEKIEELGKLFVRDRLDLIFDEIEYEDGTFARHDADGDLPADGMITGVGTIHGRTVFFAANDYTVKAGSLGGMGVEKEIRLAERAAEAGAPILRLIDSTGARLNLDDREPGDTHMDRYRGGRMFFNQCIHSGQVPQIGVLYGPDIAGSAYTPVFCDYLVMVEEISGMAIASPRVVEAVTGEQTTMQGLGGPRVHATESGSADLVVEDERAAANAVRDLLTYLPQRHDAPLPTREPDSPAANPKGLDAVIPDEPNEGYDVQGVIDRLVDDGSWFELKPRFAPELVTGFGRIEGRPVGIVANQPAVKSGAIFPDSAEKGAGFVWTCDAFGIPLIYLCDTPGFMVGSQVEREGVLQKGRKFIYATSNAQVPKLCVVTRKAYGAGIYAMAGPSFDPDATLALPSAEIAVMGPDAAVNALFAEQLEEMDPESRQAFTESMREEYDKHIDVRTQAAKMQVDELLPAGNLRDQLAARLRALRNKRRTERDRYHGTVLF, from the coding sequence ATGAAGATCACGGTCGACGCGGCGCCCGACGAAGAGACGGCCCGGGCGATCGCAAGCGCCCTCGCCGCCCACCTCGGCCGGGGGGTCGAACTGGTCGTCGACGGGACCGAAGAGCCCGTCGCGACCGCCGGCGACGGGGACTGGGACGACGCGGTGGTCACCGAGCGCGAACGCGAACTTCGAGCGGAAATCGAGGAGATCATCTCGGGCGGTCCCGAGCGGGGCCACGAGAAGATCGAAGAGTTAGGGAAACTGTTCGTCCGCGATCGACTGGACCTGATATTCGACGAGATCGAGTACGAGGACGGCACGTTCGCCCGCCACGACGCGGACGGGGACCTTCCCGCCGACGGGATGATCACGGGCGTCGGGACCATACACGGCCGGACGGTTTTCTTCGCGGCGAACGATTACACCGTCAAGGCGGGCTCGCTCGGGGGGATGGGCGTCGAGAAGGAGATCCGCCTCGCCGAGCGTGCAGCCGAGGCCGGCGCGCCGATCCTCCGGCTGATCGACTCGACCGGCGCGCGCCTGAACCTGGACGATCGGGAGCCCGGCGACACCCACATGGACCGGTACCGGGGCGGACGGATGTTCTTCAACCAGTGCATCCACTCCGGGCAGGTGCCCCAGATCGGCGTCCTCTACGGCCCCGACATCGCGGGCTCGGCCTACACCCCGGTGTTCTGTGACTACCTCGTCATGGTCGAGGAGATCAGCGGGATGGCGATCGCCAGCCCGCGCGTCGTCGAGGCCGTGACGGGCGAACAGACGACGATGCAAGGGCTCGGCGGGCCCCGCGTCCACGCGACCGAGTCCGGCAGTGCCGACCTCGTGGTCGAGGACGAACGCGCCGCGGCCAACGCCGTGCGCGACCTCCTGACCTACCTCCCACAGCGCCACGACGCGCCGCTCCCGACTCGCGAACCCGACTCCCCCGCGGCGAATCCGAAGGGGCTCGACGCCGTCATCCCCGACGAACCGAACGAGGGCTACGACGTTCAGGGGGTGATCGATCGACTCGTCGACGACGGATCGTGGTTCGAACTCAAGCCGCGGTTCGCGCCGGAACTCGTCACCGGGTTCGGCCGGATCGAGGGCCGGCCGGTCGGTATCGTCGCGAACCAGCCCGCAGTCAAGAGCGGGGCGATCTTCCCCGACTCCGCGGAGAAGGGGGCCGGCTTCGTCTGGACCTGCGACGCCTTCGGGATTCCGCTGATCTACCTCTGTGACACGCCGGGGTTCATGGTCGGCTCGCAGGTCGAACGCGAGGGCGTCCTCCAGAAGGGCCGGAAGTTCATCTACGCGACCTCGAACGCGCAGGTACCGAAGCTCTGTGTCGTCACCCGCAAGGCGTACGGTGCGGGCATCTACGCGATGGCCGGCCCCTCTTTCGACCCGGACGCCACCCTCGCGCTCCCGAGCGCCGAAATCGCCGTGATGGGGCCCGATGCCGCGGTGAACGCGCTCTTCGCGGAGCAACTCGAGGAGATGGATCCCGAGTCGCGGCAGGCCTTCACAGAGAGCATGCGCGAGGAGTACGACAAACACATCGACGTCCGGACGCAGGCGGCGAAGATGCAGGTCGACGAACTGCTCCCGGCCGGCAACCTGCGCGACCAGCTCGCGGCGCGACTGCGCGCGCTGCGGAACAAGCGCCGGACGGAGCGCGATCGGTACCACGGGACGGTGCTGTTCTGA
- a CDS encoding 5'-nucleotidase C-terminal domain-containing protein, with protein MTTPRLVHVADLETIYDDPERVGRLAGAIRDRRDDRTLVVGSGDTTALGALAFVSDEGFELARPLYETIAPDADTLGNHEFDYGVDRASAWARTTPGRHLLGNVEGLPDDPTSPSAVFEVAGTRVGLVGVTDPRTDDISGLDLDATFTDPVRTVRDASDRLRSRGCEWIVVLSHCGSLDATIAAETDADIVLGGHDHERVCERIEGTVVARTEGGQAGTFQIVRLADSPAVEARTIESAPSHDGIESSYRERYEATGLADSVTTLSAPIDRGTTARTVARAYRERGTAAVGLVPRGSVRDGLPERVTRGDVIGVVPFGSVLHVHRVAGQTLEAIADRCRDRDDGTPGTIVMDCPSWSTDGDALVDGDPIDPGGSYRVACMSYLTEVNLLPELDSETLAEDWGPQHEHVLAYLANGGSVADLAGVR; from the coding sequence ATGACGACGCCGCGACTCGTCCACGTTGCAGACCTCGAGACGATCTACGACGATCCCGAGCGAGTCGGCCGACTGGCCGGCGCGATCCGCGACCGACGTGACGATCGGACGCTCGTCGTCGGTTCCGGTGATACGACGGCGCTGGGGGCGCTCGCGTTCGTCAGCGATGAGGGGTTTGAACTCGCGCGGCCGCTGTACGAGACGATCGCACCCGACGCCGATACGCTCGGAAATCACGAGTTCGATTACGGCGTTGACCGTGCCTCCGCGTGGGCTCGGACGACGCCGGGACGCCACCTCCTCGGGAACGTCGAGGGGCTGCCGGATGACCCGACGTCGCCGAGCGCGGTCTTCGAAGTTGCGGGTACCCGCGTCGGCCTCGTCGGCGTGACAGACCCCCGAACCGACGACATTTCGGGGCTCGACCTCGACGCGACGTTCACCGATCCGGTCAGGACCGTCCGTGATGCGAGCGATCGGCTTCGCTCTCGCGGCTGCGAGTGGATCGTCGTCCTCTCACACTGCGGCTCGCTCGACGCGACGATTGCCGCGGAGACGGACGCGGACATCGTTCTCGGGGGCCACGACCACGAGCGCGTCTGCGAGCGGATCGAGGGGACGGTCGTCGCGCGCACCGAGGGTGGTCAGGCGGGAACGTTTCAGATCGTCCGCCTGGCCGACTCGCCCGCCGTCGAGGCCCGGACGATCGAGAGTGCGCCCAGTCACGACGGAATCGAGTCGAGCTACCGCGAGCGCTACGAGGCCACCGGACTCGCCGACTCCGTGACGACGCTGTCGGCGCCGATCGATCGCGGAACGACGGCCCGGACGGTCGCCCGCGCATATCGCGAGCGCGGAACCGCCGCCGTCGGCCTCGTCCCACGAGGGTCAGTCCGGGACGGACTCCCCGAGCGCGTCACCCGCGGCGACGTGATCGGAGTCGTCCCGTTCGGCTCGGTCCTGCACGTTCATCGCGTCGCGGGTCAAACGCTGGAAGCGATTGCCGACCGCTGCAGGGATCGCGACGACGGGACGCCGGGGACGATCGTTATGGATTGCCCGTCCTGGTCGACCGACGGTGACGCGCTCGTCGACGGGGACCCGATCGATCCGGGCGGATCCTACCGCGTCGCCTGTATGAGCTACCTGACGGAGGTGAACCTGCTCCCCGAACTCGATTCCGAGACCCTCGCCGAGGACTGGGGTCCGCAACACGAGCACGTCCTGGCGTATCTGGCGAACGGCGGGTCCGTCGCCGACCTCGCGGGCGTCCGGTAG
- a CDS encoding SDR family oxidoreductase: MSFEETPPTTEIFADDLLAGETALVTGGGTGIGKELALAYADHGADVAIASRSMDNLAPVADELEERGADACATTVDVRDPDDVDAMLETVLDELGDCSILVNNAGANFLCPAEDMSANGWRSVVGTILDGTANCTFAVGDHLIDRGGGTIVSMGATNSVRGAPYHVHSGAGKAGVHNLMQTVAAEWAQYGIRANTVAPGVIRTEGVMEVMGEAVAEQVVEEDLAADRLGTPADCVAVALFLSSQAAAYVTGSYYAVDGGQLLAPTPM; encoded by the coding sequence ATGAGTTTCGAGGAGACGCCACCCACGACCGAAATCTTCGCCGACGATCTGCTCGCGGGCGAAACCGCGCTGGTGACAGGTGGCGGGACGGGGATCGGGAAGGAACTCGCGCTCGCGTACGCCGACCACGGCGCGGACGTGGCGATCGCCAGCCGATCGATGGACAACCTCGCCCCCGTCGCCGACGAACTCGAGGAGCGCGGGGCCGACGCCTGTGCGACCACGGTCGACGTACGCGACCCCGACGACGTCGATGCGATGCTCGAGACCGTCCTCGACGAGTTAGGCGACTGCTCGATCCTCGTCAACAACGCCGGCGCGAACTTCCTCTGTCCCGCCGAGGACATGTCGGCCAACGGCTGGCGCTCCGTCGTCGGGACCATCCTCGACGGCACCGCCAACTGCACCTTCGCCGTCGGCGACCACCTGATCGATCGCGGCGGCGGCACGATCGTCTCGATGGGTGCGACGAACTCCGTCCGCGGCGCACCCTACCACGTCCACTCGGGCGCGGGCAAGGCCGGCGTCCACAACCTCATGCAGACCGTCGCCGCGGAGTGGGCGCAGTACGGGATCCGGGCGAACACGGTCGCGCCCGGCGTGATCCGGACCGAGGGCGTCATGGAGGTGATGGGCGAGGCGGTCGCGGAGCAAGTGGTCGAGGAAGATCTTGCGGCCGATCGGCTCGGGACGCCGGCCGACTGCGTCGCCGTGGCGCTGTTCCTCTCGAGTCAGGCCGCGGCGTACGTGACCGGGTCGTACTACGCGGTCGACGGCGGGCAACTGCTGGCGCCGACGCCGATGTGA
- a CDS encoding 3-keto-5-aminohexanoate cleavage protein — MSGQTDFYDRQQSTKGNDPEKVVISAALTGALTTRDQCEAIPYTPDEIAAEAAAAREAGAAVTHIHARTDDGAPTFSTETYREIYDEVRDRTDIVINFSTGAIETPLEQRLDYVQDVGPEIAALNMGSMNYAKYSESREDYVFDMVFENPFSEIRDLLEGMNEAGVTPELECFDTGHIGNTRPLLQEGVLDRPFHASLIMGVLGGIPATVENLSHQVRQLPDDCTWQVIGIGRDQWPLVSAAIAMGGNVRVGLEDNFYRPSGEMAESNADLVADAVEMAAQVGREPATPDEAREILGVEG; from the coding sequence ATGAGCGGACAGACCGACTTCTACGACCGACAGCAATCGACGAAGGGCAACGATCCCGAGAAGGTGGTGATCTCCGCGGCACTGACCGGCGCGCTGACGACTCGCGACCAGTGTGAGGCGATCCCCTACACGCCCGACGAGATCGCCGCGGAGGCCGCCGCCGCGCGGGAGGCCGGCGCCGCCGTGACGCACATCCACGCCCGGACCGACGACGGCGCGCCGACGTTCAGTACGGAGACCTACCGGGAGATCTACGATGAAGTGCGGGATCGCACCGACATCGTGATCAACTTCTCGACGGGCGCGATCGAGACGCCCCTCGAGCAACGCCTCGACTACGTGCAGGACGTCGGGCCCGAAATCGCGGCACTGAACATGGGCTCGATGAACTACGCGAAGTACTCGGAGTCCCGCGAGGACTACGTCTTCGACATGGTGTTCGAGAACCCCTTTTCCGAGATCCGGGACCTCCTCGAGGGGATGAACGAGGCGGGCGTCACGCCCGAACTCGAGTGTTTCGACACCGGGCACATCGGGAACACGCGGCCGCTCCTGCAGGAAGGCGTCCTCGATCGGCCGTTCCACGCCAGCCTGATCATGGGCGTCCTCGGTGGGATTCCGGCGACGGTCGAGAACCTCTCCCATCAGGTGCGGCAACTCCCCGACGACTGCACCTGGCAGGTGATCGGCATCGGCCGGGACCAGTGGCCGCTCGTCTCGGCCGCGATCGCGATGGGCGGCAACGTCCGGGTCGGCCTCGAGGACAACTTCTACCGGCCGTCCGGCGAGATGGCCGAGAGCAACGCAGACCTTGTCGCCGACGCCGTGGAGATGGCCGCACAGGTGGGCCGCGAACCTGCCACCCCCGACGAGGCGCGCGAGATCCTGGGGGTCGAGGGATGA
- a CDS encoding enoyl-CoA hydratase/isomerase family protein — protein sequence MSDAERLSSDDLAVTISEDELVVRATIDRPDRRNALDDGVIRGLIDVLAAADEGPTRVVVIRGAEGTFCSGGDLREFPIGQGTQAYRESFGALSGLVEQLQETSALTVAAVEGHCLAGGLGLATACEFVLASADAEFGTPEVEVGLFPAQAMAPITRAASEKAALELLFTGDRVGAERAHEMGLVTDVVDPDAFETELDDLVDTLAANSPVLIEMGKAAYYEQRDMEFGAALAYLREIIAMIAMSEETEEGIDAFLTDREPEWRGR from the coding sequence ATGAGCGACGCTGAGCGCCTCTCGAGCGACGACCTCGCGGTGACTATCAGCGAGGACGAACTCGTGGTCAGGGCGACGATCGACCGGCCCGATCGACGGAACGCGCTCGACGACGGCGTCATCCGGGGTCTGATCGACGTCCTCGCGGCCGCCGACGAGGGCCCGACGCGGGTGGTCGTGATCCGGGGCGCCGAGGGCACCTTCTGCTCGGGCGGGGACCTGCGAGAGTTCCCGATCGGCCAGGGAACCCAGGCCTATCGGGAGAGTTTCGGTGCGCTCTCGGGGCTCGTCGAGCAGTTACAGGAGACGAGCGCGCTCACGGTCGCCGCCGTCGAGGGGCACTGCCTGGCGGGCGGACTCGGCCTCGCGACGGCCTGCGAGTTCGTCCTCGCGAGCGCCGACGCCGAGTTCGGCACGCCCGAGGTCGAGGTCGGCCTCTTCCCCGCGCAGGCGATGGCCCCGATCACCCGCGCCGCGAGCGAGAAAGCGGCGCTCGAACTGCTGTTCACCGGCGATCGCGTGGGGGCCGAACGCGCCCACGAGATGGGGCTGGTGACCGACGTCGTCGATCCGGACGCGTTCGAGACCGAACTCGACGACCTCGTCGATACGCTGGCGGCCAACAGCCCCGTCCTGATCGAGATGGGCAAGGCGGCCTACTACGAGCAACGCGACATGGAGTTCGGGGCCGCGCTCGCCTACCTCAGGGAGATCATCGCCATGATCGCCATGAGCGAGGAGACCGAGGAGGGGATCGACGCGTTCCTGACCGATCGCGAACCCGAGTGGCGGGGACGATAA
- a CDS encoding histidine kinase N-terminal 7TM domain-containing protein, with amino-acid sequence MTIEFTPLATPYVVAFITNVALLAVLWRHRDRRGARGFIVDVVGVILLSGTVALQMVSVDLATKQFWWNWRFLAVSLMSIGYLTMAVEYTNREDRITVRTGLLLLVVPVLTQVAVWTNDVHGLVYAHSVDPATGLAIPAFGPLYWVYAIPMVAYVLLGAALLSRLFLSMPGFKKQAATLVATIAFVLVGAVVWWLGIVTVDTLALTSTVKVVAFYVAVTRLELLDIVPVARSKVIDNMRDAVVVVNAADRIVDVNPAAERLLDGERVVGKPLADACPADISQYDGVTDVQDELAFEVDGEQRHFDLRISPLYEREAARTGRLIVLRDITPLKSREEELTVLNRIVRHDIRNEMNVITGRGDLLAPHVDPAGKEHFELMMESSTHVIELTEVVGDLMETIAGNDDLSVEPIPLERTIRNQLEKARTRYPDATFEYESCAPTTRVYANEMLSSVFTNLFNNAVLHNDGDQPEVRITVEDRGDAVRVHVADDGPGVPADRREEIFGRGRKGLESEGTGVGLYLVDTLVTGYGGDVWVDDADMGGAVFTVELPTVTDQHDAAADRSATVSTPRE; translated from the coding sequence ATGACGATCGAATTCACGCCGCTGGCAACCCCGTACGTCGTCGCGTTCATCACTAACGTCGCGCTCCTGGCGGTGCTGTGGCGACACCGCGATCGACGGGGAGCCAGGGGGTTCATCGTCGACGTCGTCGGCGTGATCCTCCTCTCGGGGACGGTCGCGCTCCAGATGGTCTCGGTCGATCTCGCGACCAAACAGTTCTGGTGGAACTGGCGGTTCCTGGCAGTGAGTCTCATGTCGATCGGCTATCTGACGATGGCAGTCGAGTACACGAACCGCGAGGACCGCATCACCGTCCGGACCGGCCTGTTGCTCCTCGTCGTCCCCGTCCTCACGCAGGTCGCCGTCTGGACCAACGACGTCCACGGCCTCGTCTACGCCCACTCGGTCGATCCCGCAACGGGGCTGGCGATCCCGGCGTTCGGACCGCTCTACTGGGTGTACGCGATCCCGATGGTCGCCTACGTTCTGCTCGGCGCCGCGCTCCTCTCGCGACTGTTCCTCTCGATGCCCGGCTTCAAGAAGCAGGCCGCGACCCTCGTCGCGACGATCGCGTTCGTCCTCGTCGGCGCCGTCGTCTGGTGGCTCGGCATCGTCACCGTCGATACCCTGGCGCTAACCTCGACCGTAAAGGTCGTCGCCTTCTACGTCGCCGTCACCAGACTGGAACTGCTGGACATCGTTCCTGTCGCCCGATCGAAGGTCATCGACAACATGCGCGACGCCGTCGTCGTGGTCAACGCGGCCGATCGGATCGTCGACGTCAACCCGGCGGCGGAGCGACTCCTCGACGGGGAACGGGTAGTCGGGAAACCGCTCGCGGACGCCTGTCCGGCCGATATATCCCAGTACGACGGCGTGACTGACGTCCAGGACGAGCTCGCGTTCGAGGTCGACGGCGAGCAGCGACACTTCGACCTTCGCATCTCGCCGCTGTACGAGCGCGAGGCGGCACGCACGGGTCGGCTGATCGTGTTGCGCGACATCACGCCGCTGAAGAGCCGCGAGGAGGAACTGACGGTCCTCAACCGGATCGTCCGTCACGACATCAGAAACGAGATGAACGTCATCACCGGGCGGGGCGACCTCCTGGCCCCCCACGTCGATCCTGCCGGGAAGGAACACTTCGAGCTGATGATGGAGAGCAGCACCCACGTGATCGAACTGACGGAGGTCGTCGGCGACCTGATGGAGACGATCGCCGGAAACGACGACCTCTCGGTCGAACCCATCCCTCTCGAGCGGACGATCCGGAACCAGCTGGAGAAGGCCCGGACCCGCTATCCGGACGCCACGTTCGAGTACGAGTCGTGCGCGCCGACCACACGGGTCTACGCGAACGAGATGCTCTCGTCGGTCTTTACGAACCTGTTCAACAACGCCGTCCTCCACAACGACGGCGACCAGCCCGAGGTCCGCATCACCGTCGAGGACCGCGGCGACGCGGTCCGGGTCCACGTCGCGGACGACGGTCCCGGCGTCCCGGCCGATCGACGCGAGGAGATCTTCGGCCGCGGCCGGAAGGGCCTCGAGAGCGAGGGTACCGGCGTCGGTCTCTACCTCGTCGACACGCTGGTCACGGGCTACGGCGGCGACGTCTGGGTCGACGACGCCGATATGGGCGGTGCCGTCTTCACGGTCGAACTCCCGACGGTCACCGACCAGCACGACGCGGCCGCCGACCGATCGGCAACTGTCTCGACGCCGCGCGAGTGA